A window of Corticium candelabrum chromosome 3, ooCorCand1.1, whole genome shotgun sequence contains these coding sequences:
- the LOC134177641 gene encoding uncharacterized protein K02A2.6-like, producing MEVNVIDPNQELYHVDCCENLPVTAAEVAQETKADPILRRAYQYTLSGWNWKSHMDPRLQPYSRRSDELSVEENCLLWGTRVIIPQKLQSRVLADLHENHLGSNRMKALARSYIWWPSLDMTLEELCKKCEICQSQRNKPPAGIPHPWMYPTAPWERVHADFAEFEGQHYLIMIDAFSKWLEVHEMGTSTTASRTIEVMRRVFSFHGIPGRLVTDNGPQFRSVEFQEFMKGNGVKHQLTPPYHPSSNGQAERAVQIFKRSMEARPRGRTIRHQISILLLQYRSTPNTSTGKTPSELLMKRVLRTRLSLVQPTVGGEIQDRQESQTEAASRHREMLPGESVAVWNPRQDSRGRWLSGTVVQKLGPSNYLVNVNGQARYVHVDHILHRDIRSFPQDVHQEQTSNTHDSTATMIPPQAGNYSEVNAEKTISSTDSTGEDSVPTTPSHPELTETQSEQTDNMPTKKPIEKSTERENRRYPTRNNRRPPMRYREI from the coding sequence ATGGAAGTGAATGTCATAGACCCTAACCAGGAATTGTACCATGTGGATTGCTGTGAAAATCTacctgtaacagcagcagaagtagCACAAGAGACTAAAGCAGATCCAATTTTGAGACGGGCATACCAGTATACATTGTctggatggaactggaaaAGTCACATGGATCCAAGGTTACAACCCTACTCACGACGGTCAGATGAACTTAGCGTTGAAGAGAACTGTTTACTTTGGGGAACACGTGTGATAATACCGCAAAAATTACAGTCAAGAGTTCTAGCAGATCTTCATGAAAATCACCTGGGTTCAAATCGAATGAAAGCATTAGCTAGATCATATATCTGGTGGCCGAGTTTGGACATGACGTTGGAAGAATTGtgcaagaaatgtgaaatttgCCAAAGTCAGAGGAATAAACCGCCTGCTGGTATTCCTCATCCATGGATGTATCCCACAGCACCTTGGGAGAGAGTTCACGCGGATTTCGCAGAGTTTGAAGGTCAACATTATCTTATTATGATTGACGCTTTTTCGAAATGGTTGGAAGTGCATGAAATGGGCACTAGTACAACGGCTAGTAGGACAATAGAGGTGATGAGGCGAGTTTTTAGTTTTCATGGCATTCCAGGACGATTGGTGACAGATAATGGTCCACAATTCAGGTCAGTAGAATTTCAGGAGTTCATGAAAGGAAATGGTGTCAAACACCAACTCACCCCTCCGTATCACCCATCGAGCAATGGACAAGCAGAACGAGCAGTTCAAATCTTCAAGAGATCTATGGAGGCACGACCTAGAGGACGCACTATTCGACATCAAATATCTATATTACTGCTGCAGTATAGGTCGACTCCAAATACCTCAACAGGAAAAACGCCATCCGAATTGCTAATGAAGAGAGTCTTACGAACAAGACTAAGTCTTGTTCAACCTACAGTTGGAGGAGAGATtcaagacagacaggagagccAAACAGAAGCTGCATCCAGACATCGTGAGATGTTACCTGgagaatcagtggcagtatGGAACCCAAGACAAGATAGTCGGGGACGGTGGCTCTCCGGAACAGTAGTCCAGAAACTGGGACCGAGCAACTATCTTGTAAATGTGAATGGTCAGGCTAGGTATGTTCATGTAGACCATATATTACATCGTGATATCAGAAGTTTTCCACAGGATGTACATCAGGAGCAAACTTCCAATACTCATGATAGTACAGCGactatgattccaccacaagctGGAAATTATTCCGAAGTGAATGCTGAGAAGACAATCTCATCAACGGACTCTACCGGGGAAGACTCAGTACCAACTACTCCTAGCCACCCTGAGTTAACAGAGACACAGTCGGAACAGACTGATAACATGCCAACAAAGAAACCAATTGAGAAgtcaacagagagagaaaatcgACGATATCCCACAAGGAACAATAGAAGACCCCCCATGAGATATCGAGAGATTTAG
- the LOC134177642 gene encoding uncharacterized protein LOC134177642, with translation MLLLKRSRNDVEIEIETSRWMKGSPHHRKALFLFCVFTVLATTCYLIKYIGISKSSLAELAVKHSQGEEKRAFPLARDQGRCTTLWKRSGCGSRRPILRCKPYPSTEEDRHYDAVVKTFDSLLYLNGCRHETCSLVGSSGNLKNRARGKMIDRSKIVIRLNNQPITGYEKYVGTRPADIMIFNYQTDCFTNTSHPTLYIRSADKPLREDAVIIKKCQANRFAPLYSLSTYVQHQAQILLKTYAVRYNVQREVYSSKGNYFHATSGFKALIFSMMICRQVHLFGFGMQEAKTWHYYPPYRKYTPPHHEMFLEMKIIQDIAKRTLNSSIANFLDKEFSNLIVY, from the coding sequence ATGCTGCTCTTAAAACGCTCCCGAAATGACGTAGAAATCGAGATTGAGACGTCGCGTTGGATGAAAGGCAGTCCTCATCACAGGAAGGCCTTGTTCCTGTTCTGTGTTTTCACTGTTCTGGCGACTACTTGCTATCTCATCAAATACATTGGCATATCAAAGAGCTCTCTAGCAGAATTGGCTGTAAAACACTCACAAGGCGAGGAAAAGAGGGCGTTTCCACTAGCACGTGACCAAGGACGCTGTACAACTCTATGGAAACGCTCTGGTTGTGGTTCCAGACGTCCGATACTTCGCTGCAAGCCATATCCAAGCACAGAAGAGGATCGTCACTATGATGCGGTTGTGAAGACGTTTGATTCTCTGTTGTATCTCAATGGTTGTCGACATGAGACTTGTTCACTCGTTGGCTCTTCGGGAAATTTGAAAAATCGTGCTCGTGGAAAAATGATCGACAGAAGCAAAATCGTTATTCGACTCAATAATCAACCAATCACGGGATACGAGAAATATGTTGGGACACGTCCGGCTGATATTATGATATTCAATTACCAGACAGATTGCTTCACTAACACCAGCCATCCTACTCTGTATATCCGTTCTGCAGACAAGCCATTGAGAGAGGATGCAGTCATTATTAAAAAATGTCAAGCAAATCGGTTTGCGCCTTTGTACTCTCTGTCCACTTATGTTCAACATCAAGCACAGATTCTGTTGAAGACTTATGCTGTGAGGTATAACGTACAGAGAGAAGTCTATAGTTCTAAAGGCAACTACTTTCATGCAACCAGCGGTTTCAAAGCTCTCATTTTTAGTATGATGATATGCAGGCAAGTTCATCTGTTTGGATTTGGAATGCAAGAAGCGAAGACGTGGCATTATTATCCTCCTTATAGAAAGTACACACCTCCTCACCACGAGATGTTTCTAGAAATGAAAATAATACAAGACATTGCAAAGCGAACTCTTAACAGTAGTATTGCTAATTTTCTAGATAAAGAATTTAGCAATCTAattgtttattaa
- the LOC134176868 gene encoding uncharacterized protein LOC134176868: MEGSHRQTKVLFLFTVGVTICFLIAYLGVSKSSYRIKSARKYSERNKGALSVECDQRRCVTLGERFGCGSQFPILRCKPFPSKEKDRHYDAVVKTFNSLVHLNGCRHETCSLVGSSGILKNHARGKVIDKSKIVIRVNNQPITGFEKYVGTRPADIMIFNYQTDCFTNTSHPTLYIRSTNKPLREDAVIIKKCQANRFALLYSLSTYVQHQAQILLETYAVRYKVQRNVSGSKGNYFHATSGFKALIFSLMICRQVHLFGFGMEGAKTWHYYPPYRNYTPAHHEMSLEMKIIQDIAKTTYNSSIANFLDGGSSKLTVHH; encoded by the coding sequence ATGGAAGGCAGCCATCGTCAAACGAAGGTCCTGTTCCTGTTCACAGTTGGAGTGACTATTTGCTTTCTGATTGCATACCTTGGCGTATCAAAGAGTTCCTACAGAATCAAATCTGCTAGAAAGTACTCAGAACGCAACAAGGGGGCCTTGTCAGTGGAGTGTGATCAACGACGTTGTGTGACTCTGGGGGAACGCTTTGGTTGTGGTTCACAGTTTCCGATACTTCGCTGCAAGCCATTTCCAAGCAAAGAAAAGGATCGTCACTATGACGCTGTTGTGAAGACGTTTAATTCTCTGGTGCATCTCAATGGTTGTCGACATGAGACTTGTTCGTTGGTTGGATCGTCAGGAATTTTGAAAAATCATGCTCGTGGAAAAGTGATTGACAAAAGTAAAATCGTCATTCGTGTCAACAATCAACCAATCACGGGATTCGAGAAATATGTTGGGACACGTCCGGCTGATATTATGATATTCAATTACCAGACAGATTGCTTCACTAACACCAGCCATCCTACTCTGTATATCCGTTCTACAAACAAGCCATTGAGAGAGGATGCAGTCATTATTAAAAAATGTCAAGCAAATCGGTTTGCGCTTTTGTATTCTCTGTCCACTTATGTTCAACATCAAGCACAGATTCTGTTGGAGACTTATGCTGTGAGGTATAAGGTACAGAGAAACGTCTCTGGTTCTAAAGGCAACTACTTTCATGCAACCAGCGGTTTCAAAGCTCTCATATTCAGCCTGATGATATGCAGACAAGTTCATCTGTTTGGATTTGGAATGGAGGGAGCAAAGACGTGGCATTATTATCCTCCTTATAGAAACTATACACCTGCTCATCACGAGATGTCACTCGAAATGAAAATAATACAAGACATTGCAAAGACAACTTATAACAGTAGTATCGCTAATTTCCTAGATGGAGGATCTAGCAAACTAACTGTTCATCATTAA
- the LOC134176867 gene encoding uncharacterized protein LOC134176867 encodes MKGSHCQTKVLFTSLIFTVGVTTCCLIAYLGVSKSSYRIESARKYSERNKGAFSVGTDQRRCTTLWERFGCGSQYPILRCKPFPSTEKDRHYDAVVKTFNSLVHLNGCRHETCSLVGSSGILKNHARGKVIDKSKIVIRVNNQPITGFEKYVGTRPADIMIFNYQTDCFTNTSHPTLYIRSTNKPLREDAVIIKKCQANRFALLYSLSTYVQHQAQILLETYAVRYKVQRNVSGSKGNYFHATSGFKALIFSLMICRQVHLFGFGMEGAKTWHYYPPYRNYTPAHHEMSLEMKIIQDIAKTTYNSSIANFLDGGSSKLTVHH; translated from the coding sequence ATGAAAGGCAGCCATTGTCAAACGAAGGTGCTGTTCACGTCGCTTATTTTCACAGTCGGAGTGACTACTTGTTGCCTTATTGCATACCTTGGCGTATCAAAGAGTTCCTACAGAATCGAATCTGCTAGAAAGTACTCAGAACGCAACAAGGGGGCGTTCTCAGTGGGGACTGATCAACGACGTTGTACAACTCTGTGGGAACGCTTTGGTTGTGGTTCACAGTATCCGATACTTCGCTGCAAGCCATTTCCAAGCACAGAAAAGGATCGTCACTATGACGCTGTTGTGAAGACGTTTAATTCTCTGGTGCATCTCAATGGTTGTCGACATGAGACTTGTTCGTTGGTTGGATCGTCAGGAATTTTGAAAAATCATGCTCGTGGAAAAGTGATTGACAAAAGTAAAATCGTCATTCGTGTCAACAATCAACCAATCACGGGATTCGAGAAATATGTTGGGACACGTCCGGCTGATATTATGATATTCAATTACCAGACAGATTGCTTCACTAACACCAGCCATCCTACTCTGTATATCCGTTCTACAAACAAGCCATTGAGAGAGGATGCAGTCATTATTAAAAAATGTCAAGCAAATCGGTTTGCGCTTTTGTATTCTCTGTCCACTTATGTTCAACATCAAGCACAGATTCTGTTGGAGACTTATGCTGTGAGGTATAAGGTACAGAGAAACGTCTCTGGTTCTAAAGGCAACTACTTTCATGCAACCAGCGGTTTCAAAGCTCTCATATTCAGCCTGATGATATGCAGACAAGTTCATCTGTTTGGATTTGGAATGGAGGGAGCAAAGACGTGGCATTATTATCCTCCTTATAGAAACTATACACCTGCTCATCACGAGATGTCACTCGAAATGAAAATAATACAAGACATTGCAAAGACAACTTATAACAGTAGTATCGCTAATTTCCTAGATGGAGGATCTAGCAAACTAACTGTTCATCATTAA
- the LOC134177227 gene encoding uncharacterized protein LOC134177227, with protein sequence MKGSHRQRKVLFTSLIFTVGVTTCCLIAYLGVSKSSYRIESARKYSERNKGALSVGSDQRRCTTLGERFGCGSQYPILRCKPFPSTEKDRHYDAVVKTFNSLVHLNGCQHETCSLVGSSGILKNHARGKVIDKSKIVIRVNNQPITGFEKYVGTRPADIMILNDHIDCFTNTSHPTLYIRATDSPLREDAVIIKRCQANRIVPLYSLSRYIQYQAQILLKAYAVRYKVQRNVSGSKGNYFRATSGFKAFIFSLMICRQVHLFGFGMQGAKTWHYYPPHRNYAPAHHEMSLETRIIQDIAKTTYNSSIANFLDGGSSKLTVHH encoded by the coding sequence ATGAAAGGCAGCCATCGTCAAAGGAAGGTGCTGTTCACGTCGCTTATTTTCACAGTCGGAGTGACTACTTGTTGCCTTATTGCATACCTTGGCGTATCAAAGAGTTCCTACAGAATCGAATCTGCTAGAAAGTACTCAGAACGCAACAAGGGGGCGTTGTCAGTGGGGAGTGATCAACGACGTTGTACAACTCTGGGGGAACGCTTTGGTTGTGGTTCACAGTATCCGATACTTCGCTGCAAGCCATTTCCAAGCACAGAAAAGGATCGTCACTATGACGCTGTTGTGAAGACGTTTAATTCTCTGGTGCATCTCAATGGTTGTCAACATGAGACTTGTTCGTTGGTTGGATCGTCAGGAATTTTGAAAAATCATGCTCGTGGAAAAGTGATTGACAAAAGTAAAATCGTCATTCGTGTCAACAATCAACCAATCACGGGATTCGAGAAATATGTTGGGACACGTCCGGCTGATATTATGATATTAAATGATCATATAGATTGTTTCACTAACACCAGTCATCCTACTCTGTATATCCGTGCTACAGACAGTCCTTTGAGGGAAGATGCAGTCATTATTAAAAGATGTCAAGCTAACCGGATTGTGCCTTTGTATTCCCTCTCCCGTTATATTCAATATCAAGCACAGATTCTGTTGAAAGCTTATGCTGTGAGGTATAAGGTACAGAGAAACGTCTCTGGTTCTAAAGGCAACTACTTTCGTGCAACCAGCGGTTTCAAAGCTTTCATATTCAGCCTGATGATATGCAGACAAGTTCATCTGTTTGGATTTGGAATGCAAGGAGCAAAGACGTGGCATTATTATCCTCCTCATAGAAACTATGCACCTGCTCATCACGAGATGTCACTGGAAACGAGAATAATACAAGACATTGCAAAGACAACTTATAACAGTAGTATCGCTAATTTCCTAGATGGAGGATCTAGCAAACTAACTGTTCATCACTAA
- the LOC134177241 gene encoding uncharacterized protein LOC134177241 encodes MVDTSSPAHLYRLLRSDELYHFYMGDPVIIAELDESASGQVVETVLGDDIFSGQNITHVVTRNTWFAVYLKEGGPCGWSLGGVTMSPAWDLEDQPDTNRTELLAMFPQARQSIISLTLNSDPE; translated from the coding sequence ATGGTAGACACAAGTTCTCCTGCTCATCTCTACCGCCTTCTGCGATCGGACGAATTATATCATTTCTACATGGGAGATCCGGTAATCATTGCTGAGCTCGATGAGAGCGCTTCTGGTCAAGTTGTTGAGACTGTGTTAGGAGACGATATCTTCTCTGGTCAAAACATTACTCACGTTGTGACGCGAAACACGTGGTTTGCTGTGTACTTGAAGGAAGGCGGGCCGTGCGGGTGGTCTCTGGGCGGAGTGACTATGAGCCCTGCTTGGGATTTAGAGGATCAGCCAGATACTAACAGGACCGAGTTGCTGGCCATGTTTCCTCAAGCAAGACAAAGCATTATCAGTCTCACACTAAACAGCGATCCCGAGTAA
- the LOC134177405 gene encoding actin-like — MATFMEDFSTSPPSSSSSSSPSSPSPTPSPSPTSAHTTSATPLTIVVDTGSWNVRAGLSGPGKMPRVVRADSDDFRWEIVTEGKWRLPIMLACGPDAAKHGLKSGPDRNLEMIWKCIILNVLKASPDQHPVLLVEDPTTTAEERKRSIEIMFEKLLVPGLFIATSPALSMHWTGQSTGVVVDCGHNSTNIVPFYHLQTLQSQAKKLNYGGEDVTKYIKYQLARRRKRRFTLRDNSPSAIEAARVIKHALLYRPRGAHSDRGPVEITPEDDAVWSLNEEKLLRFSPEFFTCTESLFRPFLFGKFVDGLHQEVRNVIESCPEEMWMDLYKNVLLCGSGSMFQSLRDRFLIHISRIETSCAEVNVATPDNREHSAWLGGSKLASSAVFHDELLASRLDYHECGDSVFQRSPRSSMFE, encoded by the exons ATGGCAACGTTTATGGAAGACTTCTCCACTTCTCCTCCATCTTCTAGTTCTTCTTCATCTCCTTCTTCTCCATCTCCTACACCTTCTCCGTCACCCACATCTGCACACACAACTTCTGCAACACCTCTGACGATTGTTGTCGATACAGGTTCTTGGAACGTTAGAGCTGGACTTAGTGGGCCTGGTAAGATGCCTCGAGTGGTACGGGCCGATTCTGATGATTTCAGATGGGAGATTGTGACTGAAGGCAAATGGCGATTGCCCATCATGTTAGCGTGCGGACCAGACGCTGCGAAGCATGGGCTCAAAAGCGGTCCAGACCGAAACCTCGAAATG ATTTGGAAATGCATAATTCTCAACGTCCTGAAAGCGTCACCAGACCAACATCCCGTTCTTCTCGTCGAAGATCCAACGACAACAGCAGAAGAACGCAAGCGGTCGATCGAAATAATGTTCGAGAAGTTGCTCGTTCCTGGGCTATTCATCGCTACCAGTCCCGCACTGTCAATGCACTGGACCGGCCAGAGCACGGGCGTCGTCGTCGACTGCGGTCACAACAGCACCAACATTGTACCGTTTTACCACTTACAGACTCTCCAATCGCAAGCCAAAAAGCTCAACTACGGAGGTGAGGACGTGACAAAGTATATCAAATATCAACTGGCCAGACGACGCAAGAGACGGTTCACTCTCAGAGACAACAGCCCGTCGGCAATAGAAGCGGCTAGAGTGATAAAACACGCGCTGCTCTATCGACCTAGAGGTGCTCACAGCGATCGCGGTCCGGTAGAAATTACGCCTGAAGATGACGCAGTCTGGTCACTGAACGAAGAAAAG ttgcTCAGATTTAGTCCCGAATTTTTTACCTGTACGGAGAGTCTGTTTCGTCCGTTTCTATTTGGCAAGTTTGTGGACGGATTGCACCAGGAGGTGCGCAACGTAATCGAATCGTGTCCGGAAGAAATGTGGATGGATCTGTACAAGAACGTGTTGCTGTGTGGCAGTGGCTCCATGTTCCAGTCTTTACGAGATCGATTTCTGATTCACATATCGAGGATTGAGACGAGTTGTGCAGAAGTAAACGTCGCCACTCCAGATAATCGTGAACATAGTGCTTGGCTTGGGGGCAGCAAACTGGCGTCTTCAGCCGTGTTTCACGACGAGCTGCTGGCTAGTAGACTGGATTATCATGAGTGTGGTGACTCTGTCTTTCAGAGAAGTCCGAGAAGTTCGATGTTTGAATGA
- the LOC134177643 gene encoding uncharacterized protein LOC134177643, producing MQRFLTDHYPLVQAVKRKSLDTAASLIRRGISANVTVRETPEWWAEEIECPLLHYASFAGDREMVLLLLNNQAEVNGLDSIGGTALHVASKRGHVEVAETLLQSGAKADAKGRRAWTPLHCACFNGHENVAKALLSKQIDPDSRTFFEQTPLHLACRQGHANVAECLLCNGADIEAKNDELDTPLMCGAAWGKIAVIQLLIEKHCNASAVNGQGKTALDLAEENGHEETADFLAANTYMSKHEDDISMSGSKSNSCSEAENDEASEESTGVRGALARLGRRAISLYEKALERGCVKVAFLLLIVTGKDGAGKTSFTDSLLDLPFEENQLSTQGAAVRMAVRSTQGWKESSSVIDDLLAYGFVDGAQVPSLGHSSTELSSHTSTRPILKQENIPDGVTSSPISSDSETERDNKYNEIMSKSSIGHDLAASCKELTCQQAWLIEQLRYDEDLFHVYDGMVVATMRDLGGQEVFIPTHSALMPNSSKYNNTAYIVMSNLARDPDHPFSSTYRASAVDTILPRVSGRIHSDSDYIRYCLSAIKAAHGNALPTLYLGKTEGVASPPVFFAASHAGEENAANNVESHEAILRDIIQSKGFEAHVVPPEIGSSRLLFPVDNKKSGSGHPDEIILLIKMKIEQMAVAHSLSQDPIPLRWLVLWKMVCRLSRMPQYKVVELKCITILAQHVCEIETTEEVELGLHCLVSYGLFLYYPDVPKIQDVVFTDPQWVVNGLSAFVTIIDPVHLPPILRQDASNLLKTGLMSWPLAEHQLHKAGIRQENVLSVLGLFQLFDVAFPSCDKNKIEPGSDLFVPCMIAEDHKGVYFWQEDTLCQSRPPSLIFRSVGVDILLETLYFRLVACAASYMTTMSLTRDRAVFCLPDDLNLELVYYQQRYIIATVNTVDNLEIKEKVYVQHCSDIREFLSRHLENSKKMGMAGLQLELCCLLPQEERSSGYRPVATINPNLIISLCNYNVQRPLLISGSSRLSSRMLCDKINMWYGKSPIKRRERNVSACAGTSAFSVDCDTSFVEQSAYVLADWKRMPTDEEVANVACNIGLKWKKVARQLKFRRAQIEEIECQHSMRLSEQAQAMLETWIDEHGEMATVGRLYKALIQAKCRRRAEKVFGSMKRRKIQ from the exons ATGCAGAGGTTCTTGACGGATCACTATCCGCTCGTTCAAGCAGTCAAGAGAAAGTCGTTGGATACGGCCGCCAGCTTGATCCGTAGAGGAATTTCTGCAAACGTGACCGTACGAGAGACGCCGGAATGGTGGGCAGAAGAG ATCGAGTGTCCACTTCTACATTATGCAAGCTTTGCGGGCGATAGAGAAATGgtattgttgttattgaaCAACCAAGCTGAAGTCAATGGACTCGACAGT ATTGGAGGTACTGCTTTGCATGTTGCCTCGAAGAGAGGACATGTTGAGGTAGCAGAAACGCTCTTACAGAGTGGAGCAAAGGCCGATGCAAAGGGACGA aGGGCATGGACACCTCTGCACTGTGCATGCTTTAATGGACACGAGAATGTTGCGAAGGCTCTTTTGAGTAAACAGATAGATCCTGATTCAAGAACATTT TTTGAACAAACTCCGCTACACTTGGCTTGCAGACAAGGCCATGCAAATGTGGCTGAGTGTCTCTTGTGCAATGGTGCTGACATAGAAGCCAAGAATGAT GAGCTTGATACACCTTTGATGTGTGGGGCTGCATGGGGTAAGATTGCAGTCATACAGCTGCTGATTGAAAAGCACTGCAATGCATCGGCAGTTAATGGG CAAGGAAAGACTGCTCTTGATCTTGCTGAAGAAAATGGTCACGAAGAAACAGCTGACTTCCTTGCTGCAAACACGTATATGTCAAAACATGAG GACGATATTTCAATGTCTGGAAGCAAATCCAATAGCTGCTCAGAGGCTGAGAATGATGAGGCATCAGAAGAGAGTACTGGAGTCAGAG GTGCTCTTGCACGTTTAGGACGACGGGCGATCTCACTGTATGAGAAGGCTCTGGAAAGGGGCTGCGTTAAAGTTGCCTTTCTACTTCTCATAGTTACTGGCAAAGATGGCGCTGGGAAGACCAGCTTTACTGATTCACTCTTGGACTTACCATTTGAGGAGAACCAGCTGAGCACACAAGGAGCCGCTGTCAGGATGGCAGTTAGATCAACACAAGGTTGGAAGGAATCCAGTTCGGTAATCGACGATCTCTTGGCTTATGGATTTGTTGACGGAGCTCAAGTTCCATCATTAGGTCACTCATCTACAGAACTGTCATCACACACTAGTACTCGGCCTATTTTGAAGCAAGAAAATATCCCCGATGGAGTTACATCAAGCCCTATTTCTAGTGATTCCGAAACTGAGAgagacaacaaatacaacGAAATTATGTCCAAGAGTTCTATTGGTCACGATCTTGCCGCTTCGTGTAAGGAATTGACGTGTCAGCAAGCGTGGCTTATAGAACAGCTCCGCTATGATGAAGATCTCTTCCATGTGTATGACGGAATGGTTGTGGCCACGATGAGAGACTTGGGTGGGCAGGAAGTCTTTATTCCAACACATTCAGCATTGATGCCCAATTCTtcaaaatacaacaacacagcGTACATTGTCATGTCCAATCTGGCTAGAGATCCTGACCATCCATTCTCGTCGACGTACCGTGCAAGCGCGGTAGATACAATCCTTCCACGAGTGTCAGGCAGAATACACAGTGACTCAGACTACATCCGCTACTGTTTGTCAGCAATCAAGGCAGCCCACGGCAACGCATTGCCCACTCTCTACCTTGGGAAGACCGAGGGTGTAGCATCACCTCCTGTCTTTTTTGCAGCGTCACATGCTGGAGAAGAAAATGCAGCCAACAACGTCGAAAGCCACGAGGCTATTCTACGGGATATCATCCAGAGCAAGGGATTTGAGGCTCACGTAGTGCCTCCAGAGATTGGTAGTAGCCGGTTGCTTTTTCCTGTGGACAACAAGAAGTCTGGCAGCGGTCATCCTGACGAAATCATTCTTCTGATTAAGATGAAGATCGAACAAATGGCTGTTGCTCATTCTTTGTCTCAGGATCCGATTCCTCTGAGGTGGCTGGTTCTTTGGAAAATGGTGTGTCGTTTGTCTCGGATGCCTCAGTATAAAGTGGTCGAACTGAAATGCATTACAATACTCGCCCAACACGTCTGTGAGATCGAGACGACCGAAGAAGTCGAATTGGGTCTGCACTGTCTCGTTAGCTATGGCCTGTTTCTCTACTACCCAGATGTCCCCAAGATCCAAGATGTCGTTTTTACTGATCCGCAGTGGGTTGTTAACGGTTTGTCAGCATTTGTGACCATTATCGATCCAGTTCATTTGCCACCAATTCTTAGACAAGACGCTAGTAACCTGCTCAAAACAGGTCTTATGTCCTGGCCACTGGCGGAACATCAACTGCATAAAGCTGGCATCAGACAAGAAAACGTTCTATCAGTCTTAGGGCTCTTTCAACTGTTTGACGTTGCATTTCCATCTTGTGACAAGAACAAGATTGAACCAGGCTCAGATTTATTTGTGCCGTGCATGATTGCTGAAGATCACAAAGGAGTTTACTTCTGGCAGGAAGACACTCTTTGTCAATCTCGGCCACCATCTTTGATCTTTCGTTCAGTTGGGGTTGACATTCTACTCGAGACTCTGTATTTTCGACTTGTAGCCTGTGCGGCCTCTTACATGACTACTATGTCTCTAACAAGAGATCGTGCAGTTTTCTGCTTGCCAGACGACCTCAACCTGGAGCTGGTCTACTACCAGCAACGCTACATAATTGCAACAGTAAATACGGTAGACAATTTAGAAATCAAGGAAAAAGTTTACGTGCAACATTGCAGTGATATAAGAGAATTCCTTTCTCGTCACTTGGAAAATTCGAAAAAAATGGGAATGGCGGGACTACAGCTTGAGCTATGTTGCCTATTACCACAAGAAGAACGATCAAGTGGATATAGACCAGTGGCTACCATAAATCCCAATCTGATTATTTCCCTTTGTAACTACAACGTTCAACGTCCTCTACTAATATCCGGTTCCAGTCGTCTTAGCTCTAGAATGCTCTGTGACAAAATCAATATGTGGTATGGAAAATCGCCGATCAAAAGGAGAGAAAGAAATGTCTCAGCATGTGCCGGTACATCAGCATTCTCTGTTGACTGTGACACTTCGTTCGTTGAGCAAAGTGCTTATGTTTTAGCAGACTGGAAGCGAATGCCCACGGATGAAGAAGTTGCCAATGTAGCTTGCAACATAGGTCTCAAGTGGAAAAAAGTTGCAAGGCAACTGAAATTTCGTCGGGCGCAGATAGAAGAGATAGAATGTCAGCACTCAATGAGACTTAGCGAGCAAGCGCAAGCCATGCTGGAGACCTGGATCGATGAGCATGGCGAAATGGCGACCGTCGGACGGCTTTATAAGGCTTTGATTCAAGCAAAGTGTAGACGGAGAGCAGAAAAAGTGTTTGGTAGCATGAAACGTAGAAAGATACAGTAG